The following proteins are co-located in the Halorussus caseinilyticus genome:
- a CDS encoding tubulin/FtsZ family protein → MKLAMIGFGQAGGKIVDKFLEYDRRTGSQAVRSAVAVNTAKADLVGLDYVPEQNQVLVGQSRVKGHGVGADNELGAEIAEEDIDEVQGAVDNVPIHDIDAFLVVAGMGGGTGSGGAPVLAKYLKRVYTEPVYGLGILPGRDEGGIYTLNAARSFQTFVREVDNLLVFDNDAWRESGESVGSGYDRINEEIVRRFGVLFGAGEVSHGDEVGESVVDSSEIINTLDTGGVSTVGYAAEKVDNPSGGLLSRFTSDGTDEMDSTHATNRITSLVRKAALGRLTLPCEIDSAERSLLVASGPPEYLNRKGVEKGRKWLENQTASMEVRGGDYPVADADRVSGVVLLSGVSEVPRVEELQDVAVETQDNIDRMEAESEQKTTDLIEDNDGELDPLF, encoded by the coding sequence CGGTCAGGCGGGCGGCAAAATCGTGGACAAGTTCCTCGAGTACGACCGGCGCACCGGCAGTCAGGCCGTCAGGTCGGCAGTCGCGGTCAACACCGCGAAGGCCGACCTCGTGGGTCTCGACTACGTGCCCGAACAGAACCAAGTCCTCGTCGGCCAGTCCAGAGTCAAGGGCCACGGGGTCGGCGCGGACAACGAACTCGGCGCGGAAATCGCCGAGGAGGACATCGACGAGGTGCAGGGCGCGGTGGACAACGTGCCCATCCACGACATCGACGCCTTCCTCGTCGTCGCGGGGATGGGCGGTGGAACCGGGTCCGGTGGCGCGCCGGTCCTCGCAAAGTACCTCAAGCGCGTCTACACCGAACCGGTATACGGTCTCGGCATCCTGCCGGGCAGAGACGAGGGCGGCATCTACACGCTGAACGCCGCGCGGTCGTTCCAGACGTTCGTCCGCGAGGTTGACAACTTGCTCGTGTTCGACAACGACGCGTGGCGCGAGTCGGGCGAGAGCGTCGGGTCCGGGTACGACCGCATCAACGAGGAAATCGTCCGGCGGTTCGGCGTTCTCTTCGGCGCGGGCGAAGTCTCCCACGGCGACGAGGTTGGCGAGAGCGTCGTGGACTCCAGCGAAATCATCAACACGCTCGACACCGGCGGGGTCTCTACCGTGGGCTACGCCGCCGAGAAGGTAGACAACCCCTCGGGCGGCCTGCTCTCGCGGTTCACGAGCGACGGCACCGACGAGATGGACTCGACCCACGCGACCAACCGTATCACGAGTCTGGTCCGGAAGGCGGCGCTCGGCCGACTCACCCTGCCCTGCGAAATCGACAGCGCCGAGCGTTCCCTGCTCGTCGCCAGCGGTCCGCCCGAGTACCTCAATCGGAAGGGCGTAGAGAAGGGTCGCAAGTGGTTGGAGAACCAGACCGCCTCGATGGAGGTCCGAGGGGGCGACTACCCCGTGGCCGACGCCGACCGCGTGTCGGGCGTCGTCCTGCTCTCGGGCGTTTCGGAGGTGCCCCGCGTCGAGGAGTTGCAGGACGTGGCGGTCGAGACCCAAGACAACATCGACCGGATGGAGGCCGAGAGCGAGCAGAAGACGACCGACCTCATCGAGGACAACGACGGCG